A stretch of the Vulcanisaeta souniana JCM 11219 genome encodes the following:
- a CDS encoding RuvB-like helicase, with protein sequence MSQIKIEEVKSTFERVGLHSHIKGLGIRDSKVQFSADGFVGQVEAREAAYYVVKMIRAGKFGGKGVLIVGPPGTGKTALAIGIARELGPDTPFVQISAAEVYSMEVKKTEFLTRALRSAIGVRIREWRRVYEGVVKGLDIQYGKHPYNPYAQIPRSATITLATKDEEKKLKVPAEIAEQLIELGVEEGDVIWIDEETGRVFVQGKGEGGEAFDIYVKRKTEVPKGPVYKEKEITRFFTLNDLDIYQARQQGLLSAMIFGFAAEEREIPSEVRKAVDEFVMKVINDGKGELVPGVLFIDDVHMLDIETWAYLSRAMESELSPILILATNRGITKIRGTDIESPHGVPLDMLDRLIIIRTKPYTPDEVREIIKIRAREEKVSLANDALEVLTKIGAEESLRYAIQLLAPAQLRAQEIGHKEISKEDIEYVKKMFLSVKESVQYVKEYENYFLR encoded by the coding sequence ATGTCCCAGATAAAGATTGAGGAGGTGAAATCAACCTTCGAAAGAGTTGGGTTACATAGTCACATCAAAGGTTTAGGCATTAGGGATAGTAAGGTGCAGTTCTCCGCGGATGGATTCGTTGGGCAAGTCGAGGCTAGGGAGGCTGCTTACTACGTGGTTAAGATGATTAGGGCTGGTAAGTTCGGCGGTAAGGGTGTCCTAATAGTAGGTCCACCAGGTACTGGCAAGACGGCACTCGCCATAGGAATTGCCAGGGAGCTTGGTCCAGACACGCCATTCGTGCAAATAAGCGCAGCCGAGGTCTATAGTATGGAGGTTAAGAAGACTGAGTTCCTGACCAGAGCCCTTAGGAGCGCCATTGGTGTTAGGATTAGGGAGTGGCGCAGGGTCTATGAGGGTGTTGTTAAGGGACTTGATATTCAGTACGGCAAGCATCCATACAATCCCTATGCCCAGATACCCAGGAGTGCAACGATAACCCTGGCCACCAAAGACGAGGAGAAGAAGCTAAAGGTGCCTGCCGAAATCGCTGAGCAGTTGATTGAGCTTGGAGTTGAGGAGGGTGATGTTATTTGGATTGATGAGGAGACTGGTAGGGTGTTTGTTCAGGGTAAGGGTGAGGGTGGTGAAGCATTTGATATCTATGTCAAGAGGAAGACCGAAGTACCAAAGGGCCCTGTTTATAAGGAGAAGGAGATCACCAGGTTTTTCACGCTTAATGACCTCGACATATACCAAGCAAGACAACAGGGATTGTTGAGCGCCATGATATTTGGCTTTGCAGCCGAGGAGCGCGAGATACCGAGTGAGGTTAGGAAGGCGGTTGACGAGTTTGTAATGAAGGTCATAAATGATGGTAAGGGCGAGTTAGTACCTGGTGTTCTGTTTATCGATGATGTTCACATGCTTGATATTGAAACCTGGGCGTACCTAAGTAGGGCCATGGAGAGTGAGCTGAGTCCAATACTCATTCTAGCCACCAATAGGGGTATAACGAAGATTAGGGGCACAGACATTGAGTCGCCACACGGTGTTCCGCTGGACATGCTTGATAGGCTCATCATAATCAGGACTAAGCCATATACGCCTGATGAGGTTAGGGAGATAATAAAGATTAGGGCGAGAGAGGAGAAGGTGTCCCTGGCAAATGATGCACTTGAGGTGTTGACGAAGATAGGCGCCGAGGAAAGTCTTAGGTATGCAATACAGTTGTTGGCACCGGCCCAGTTGAGGGCTCAGGAAATTGGCCATAAGGAGATTAGCAAGGAGGATATTGAGTACGTGAAGAAGATGTTCCTTAGCGTTAAGGAGAGTGTTCAGTACGTTAAGGAGTACGAGAATTACTTCCTGCGTTGA
- a CDS encoding xanthine dehydrogenase family protein molybdopterin-binding subunit has protein sequence MPVREHLDIVMGNSQYLDDIKMDNMVYLHVIRSPYARARVLRIDSSSTKFLLFLTANYIGNLLMPSMPVSNARIIKMPVLSNGTVNFIGQPVAAVVTDSTYALEDVVDEVSIEYEPLKPVITIDEALRNEEIIHPEIGTNASLDTTLEGGDLNVFKEADVVVEREIEQARLVANPMEPKGCVVYYNGDKLLVYVSTQSTFRVRSDLAEVLGLPIDKIVVKAPKNVGGGFGNKTPAYPEYVLAAIASMKLKRPVKWVETRTEHLNNATQGRGVKSRMKLYAKRDGTILGIEGEVIVNLGAYNFTINASSPIFIANLSTGPYRMLAARVRAIGVFTNTPPSGPYRGAGRPEAALIHETLIDDLADELGMDPVEVRRRNIIRDGETYKTPLGLVIDPANYQSILEDAARHYYELRSRYPGKGVSIVVFALYVSTFGGEGVKAVIGNGKLRLYIGSRPQGHAHASAFTKYASEVFGVPEELIEVVPGDTETLNYGVGTFGSRSATVVAAAITELAERITSKSSSMGLSLIDAIKSRGIVIEEEVDYKPSITILAPGAHVAVVDFNPETLMANVIDYYAVYNVGKPLLEEEVEAQLHGGILQGIAQVLWEGAIYSDDGTPLHVTLADYGLPSPPDVVYKVLTRGLNMPSIMPGGLRGIGEAGTTGALASTFLALEKAISIRSGIRVKLSRTPVTPSYLFQIIK, from the coding sequence ATGCCGGTTAGGGAACACTTGGACATAGTGATGGGCAATTCCCAGTACCTAGATGACATAAAAATGGACAACATGGTTTATCTCCATGTAATTAGGTCGCCATACGCCAGGGCCAGAGTCTTAAGGATTGATTCGTCAAGTACTAAATTTCTACTCTTCCTAACAGCCAATTACATTGGAAACCTACTAATGCCTTCTATGCCTGTGTCTAACGCTAGGATCATTAAAATGCCCGTATTATCCAACGGCACTGTGAATTTCATAGGACAACCAGTGGCGGCGGTGGTTACAGACTCCACGTATGCACTTGAGGATGTCGTAGACGAGGTATCGATAGAGTATGAACCATTAAAACCTGTAATTACAATAGACGAGGCATTAAGGAATGAGGAGATTATACACCCAGAGATAGGCACAAACGCATCCCTGGATACCACGTTGGAGGGCGGTGACCTTAACGTGTTTAAGGAAGCAGATGTGGTTGTTGAGAGGGAGATTGAGCAAGCCAGATTGGTCGCCAACCCAATGGAGCCCAAGGGATGCGTCGTTTATTACAATGGCGATAAGCTCCTCGTCTATGTATCCACTCAATCAACGTTTAGGGTCAGGTCAGACCTGGCGGAGGTCCTCGGGCTACCGATTGATAAGATTGTGGTTAAGGCCCCTAAGAACGTTGGCGGTGGTTTTGGCAACAAGACACCGGCCTACCCCGAGTACGTACTCGCTGCGATAGCATCAATGAAGCTGAAGAGACCCGTTAAGTGGGTTGAGACGAGGACTGAGCACTTGAACAATGCAACTCAGGGCAGGGGCGTCAAGTCTAGGATGAAGCTCTACGCCAAGAGGGATGGGACTATACTGGGTATTGAGGGCGAAGTCATTGTTAACCTGGGCGCCTATAACTTCACCATAAACGCGTCATCGCCGATATTCATAGCGAACCTATCCACGGGACCCTATAGAATGCTCGCGGCCAGGGTCAGGGCGATCGGCGTTTTCACGAACACACCACCCTCCGGTCCATACCGAGGCGCAGGTAGGCCCGAGGCCGCGTTAATTCATGAAACCCTAATTGATGACCTAGCCGATGAATTGGGCATGGACCCCGTCGAGGTCAGGAGAAGGAACATAATTAGGGATGGCGAGACCTACAAGACGCCTTTAGGTCTTGTTATTGACCCTGCCAATTACCAGTCAATTCTCGAGGACGCCGCTAGGCATTATTATGAGTTAAGAAGTAGGTATCCAGGTAAGGGTGTTTCCATAGTTGTCTTTGCGCTCTATGTAAGCACGTTTGGTGGAGAGGGCGTTAAGGCCGTGATTGGCAATGGCAAGTTAAGGCTCTACATTGGTTCTAGACCACAGGGTCACGCCCACGCATCCGCATTCACTAAATACGCCTCTGAGGTGTTTGGGGTGCCCGAGGAATTAATTGAGGTTGTGCCTGGTGATACCGAAACCCTTAACTACGGTGTTGGCACATTCGGTAGTAGGAGTGCCACTGTGGTTGCGGCAGCGATTACGGAGCTGGCGGAGAGGATTACATCGAAGTCATCATCAATGGGTCTATCATTGATTGATGCCATTAAGTCAAGGGGCATTGTTATTGAGGAGGAGGTTGATTATAAACCAAGCATTACCATACTCGCGCCGGGCGCCCATGTCGCGGTTGTCGATTTCAACCCAGAGACCCTGATGGCTAATGTGATTGATTACTACGCGGTCTATAACGTCGGTAAACCACTTCTTGAGGAGGAGGTTGAGGCACAGCTTCATGGTGGCATACTCCAGGGAATTGCGCAAGTGCTTTGGGAAGGTGCTATATACAGTGATGATGGAACACCGCTTCATGTGACCCTCGCGGATTACGGACTGCCCAGCCCTCCTGACGTGGTATATAAGGTATTGACTAGAGGCTTGAATATGCCATCGATTATGCCAGGTGGGTTGCGTGGTATTGGTGAGGCTGGGACGACGGGTGCATTGGCAAGCACATTCCTGGCTCTTGAGAAGGCGATAAGTATTAGGTCAGGTATTAGGGTTAAGCTCAGTAGGACACCAGTAACGCCATCTTACCTATTTCAAATAATTAAGTAA
- a CDS encoding DUF47 domain-containing protein codes for MSRVIRDFWGKILSPLYVGEKEFLGRLVTHLGLSQKAMGILENMVLSAMENSGISKTKVSEGMREIAALEREGDEIVRQINDYVLKGAVPITTASIMDTILNKSDDILDGIHVLSRELRRTYYLCNTEPVRNFLGEEFLEMLRIGKEALKMLIEIINDLNVRSFSDIRVMVMGIQKLEEEVDDIKDSALDKLYASAKELTYVEFMSSMSLIFGIDDVLDSIKDIAYMILTLISTYGT; via the coding sequence ATGTCCAGGGTAATACGAGATTTTTGGGGCAAGATATTGTCACCGCTTTACGTTGGGGAGAAAGAATTCTTAGGCAGGTTAGTGACACATTTAGGGCTTAGTCAGAAGGCAATGGGTATACTGGAGAACATGGTACTTAGCGCCATGGAGAATAGCGGTATAAGTAAAACTAAGGTCTCTGAGGGCATGAGGGAGATAGCTGCCCTTGAGCGTGAGGGTGATGAGATCGTTAGGCAGATAAATGACTATGTACTTAAGGGGGCTGTTCCAATAACCACAGCCTCTATAATGGACACGATACTCAACAAGTCAGATGATATCCTAGATGGTATTCACGTATTATCAAGGGAGTTGAGGCGTACGTATTATTTATGCAATACGGAGCCTGTTAGGAACTTCCTTGGGGAGGAGTTCCTGGAGATGCTTAGGATAGGTAAGGAGGCTTTGAAGATGCTTATTGAGATAATAAATGACCTAAACGTAAGGAGCTTTAGTGATATTAGGGTAATGGTGATGGGAATACAGAAACTTGAGGAGGAGGTTGATGACATAAAGGACTCCGCCCTGGATAAGCTATATGCAAGTGCGAAGGAATTAACGTACGTAGAGTTCATGAGTAGCATGAGCCTGATATTCGGCATTGACGACGTCCTAGACTCCATAAAGGACATAGCTTACATGATATTGACACTGATTAGTACTTATGGCACCTAA
- a CDS encoding radical SAM/SPASM domain-containing protein, with protein sequence MINITNLVVGGGTVSLSIKGHDYVRSGREFTDISRPLIFWNITYRCNLKCIHCYINAIQGLSGNELTTEEALRIIEDAHELRTPLLIVSGGEPLVREDITEVMRRASDYGIKISLSTNGTLITRDWALKLRELGVQYIGISIDSPIPELHDRIRGVSGAWSLAIRGIKNVMEVGIPVGIRTTVTRLNIDRATEIVELAHRLGISRVAFYHLVPSGRGRGIIDLLPSPDQLLRFLIKLIEVARNYPDVEVLTVDNPADGVVASLLTSNDEDEFMGKLRLVSRMGACSAGRKVMSIYPNGDVYPCQFFNDKPMGNVRKERLTEIWLRPKENTELVIRLRERNYGDSPCMRCPYLGYCGGCRVRAEVLNSDVWSMDPLCTMNSLLRLWRLGEIELKPWQIRIMKNFEEVLKTHG encoded by the coding sequence ATGATAAACATTACGAATTTAGTGGTTGGTGGTGGTACAGTAAGTCTGTCGATTAAGGGCCATGATTATGTGAGGAGTGGTAGGGAGTTCACGGATATCAGTAGGCCGTTAATATTCTGGAACATAACATACAGGTGCAATCTCAAGTGCATTCATTGCTACATAAATGCAATACAAGGGCTTTCAGGGAATGAATTGACAACCGAGGAGGCGCTTAGGATTATTGAGGATGCACATGAATTAAGGACACCCCTCCTTATTGTTAGTGGTGGTGAACCACTGGTTAGGGAGGACATTACTGAAGTGATGAGAAGGGCCAGTGATTATGGCATAAAGATTTCCCTGAGTACTAACGGCACATTGATCACCAGGGACTGGGCCTTGAAGCTCAGGGAATTGGGTGTTCAATACATCGGGATAAGTATTGACTCGCCAATCCCAGAGCTTCATGATAGAATAAGGGGTGTTTCGGGAGCATGGAGCTTGGCGATTAGAGGTATTAAGAACGTTATGGAGGTTGGTATACCAGTTGGTATTAGGACCACGGTTACCAGGCTAAATATTGATCGTGCAACTGAGATTGTTGAGTTGGCACATAGGCTGGGTATATCTAGAGTTGCCTTTTACCACCTAGTACCCAGCGGTAGGGGCAGGGGGATCATTGATCTATTACCAAGCCCAGACCAATTACTAAGGTTCCTGATTAAGTTAATAGAGGTCGCAAGGAACTACCCAGATGTTGAGGTATTGACTGTGGATAACCCGGCTGATGGCGTAGTTGCTTCCCTGTTAACAAGCAATGATGAAGACGAGTTCATGGGTAAGTTAAGACTCGTGAGCAGAATGGGCGCGTGTAGTGCTGGTAGGAAGGTCATGTCGATTTACCCCAATGGTGATGTTTACCCATGCCAATTCTTCAATGATAAACCAATGGGTAATGTCAGGAAGGAGAGATTAACAGAGATTTGGCTGAGGCCTAAGGAAAACACGGAATTGGTGATTAGGCTTAGGGAGAGGAATTATGGTGATTCACCGTGTATGAGGTGTCCATACCTGGGGTATTGCGGCGGTTGTAGGGTTAGGGCCGAGGTTCTAAACAGTGATGTTTGGTCTATGGACCCGCTTTGTACCATGAATTCATTACTAAGGCTTTGGAGACTTGGCGAGATCGAACTCAAACCCTGGCAGATCAGGATAATGAAGAACTTTGAGGAGGTATTAAAAACCCATGGCTAG
- a CDS encoding TIGR04053 family radical SAM/SPASM domain-containing protein encodes MRKWPLKEKPLLVFYETTKACPLACRHCRANALLKPLPTELSTRDAMKFIDDLTGFDRPYPVLILTGGDPLMRDDAFEIMDHAKSMGIPIALSPAVSTKLLNEDLLRELKKRVSSMSISLDGARPETHNYIRRTALEQIDVFKATLEVFDILRKLDIEFQVNTAVMKLNVHELPYIFKIVKESGANAWEVFFLIRVGRGMELEPLDPWESEDVVQFLYEASLYGLQVRTVEAPFFRRIIMQRRSGMNYAGGKLYQELTSKLREIMGEPPTGTKVSSFTPTRDGYGIIFVASDGSIYPSGFLPLTLGNVRKDNIVKVYKEHPVLRTIREARFNGKCGVCEFRDICGGSRARAYTELGDPLASDPACVYEPTAK; translated from the coding sequence ATGCGTAAATGGCCACTTAAGGAGAAGCCACTACTCGTATTCTACGAAACCACTAAGGCATGCCCACTGGCATGCAGGCACTGCAGGGCCAACGCACTGCTCAAACCATTACCCACTGAATTAAGTACCAGGGATGCCATGAAATTCATAGATGACCTAACCGGGTTTGATAGGCCGTATCCTGTATTGATTCTCACAGGCGGCGACCCGTTAATGAGGGATGACGCATTTGAAATAATGGATCATGCCAAGTCCATGGGCATTCCCATAGCCCTATCGCCCGCGGTGTCAACGAAATTACTTAATGAAGACCTGCTCAGGGAACTAAAGAAAAGGGTTAGTTCCATGTCAATAAGCCTGGATGGCGCAAGGCCCGAGACTCATAACTACATTAGGAGGACGGCGCTGGAACAGATCGATGTATTTAAGGCGACACTGGAGGTTTTTGATATATTAAGGAAGCTTGATATTGAGTTTCAGGTGAACACGGCTGTCATGAAGTTAAATGTCCATGAATTACCGTATATATTTAAGATCGTTAAGGAAAGCGGCGCCAATGCATGGGAGGTCTTCTTCCTAATACGTGTGGGCAGGGGCATGGAGCTTGAGCCCCTGGACCCTTGGGAAAGCGAAGATGTTGTTCAGTTCCTATACGAAGCATCGCTATACGGACTTCAGGTAAGGACCGTTGAGGCACCCTTCTTCAGGAGAATCATCATGCAGAGAAGATCGGGCATGAATTATGCAGGCGGTAAGCTATACCAGGAATTAACGAGTAAACTTAGGGAAATCATGGGCGAACCACCAACAGGTACAAAGGTATCCAGTTTTACACCAACGAGGGACGGCTATGGAATAATATTCGTCGCCAGTGACGGCTCAATATACCCAAGCGGCTTCCTACCACTCACCCTCGGTAATGTAAGGAAGGATAACATAGTTAAGGTGTATAAGGAGCACCCAGTACTGAGGACAATAAGGGAGGCTAGGTTCAACGGTAAGTGTGGTGTATGCGAGTTTAGGGACATATGCGGTGGCTCAAGGGCAAGGGCATACACCGAACTAGGAGACCCACTCGCCTCAGATCCGGCCTGCGTCTATGAACCTACTGCGAAATAA
- a CDS encoding M24 family metallopeptidase — MAITKRINGFISELRNSSVELAIIISGPNFRYLVGSYIDTFERFGALIICPGNGSHSLILPRLDEGKAKATELPYIVYGDDEGPLNAIKSFVNSNCGVIRRVGLEGRATLNYLWVLRKAIGEFSDYSIDDLLASMRISKDEDELASIERAVKAIEEGIRFAHESIRPGMTEANVVRMISDTISNAGAEPRDVLVQSGPNSAIPHWTPSRRRIEVGDVVVIDVTATYNDYYGDLTRTLVIGDPPSYFWHVYELVKRAHDEAIASIREGVTGAYIDSIARRVITEGGYGQYFIHRTGHGIGLEVHEEPFISQSYDKALPRGSAFTIEPGIYLPGRFGVRLESNIAIKPDGRVEILDNYWPDPVIVI; from the coding sequence GTGGCAATTACAAAAAGAATTAACGGTTTTATCTCTGAGTTACGTAATTCATCGGTGGAACTAGCCATCATAATCTCAGGCCCCAACTTTAGGTACCTAGTTGGTTCTTACATAGATACTTTTGAAAGGTTTGGCGCATTAATAATTTGCCCAGGCAATGGTTCCCACTCCTTAATTCTGCCGAGGCTTGATGAGGGTAAGGCTAAAGCCACGGAGTTACCATACATTGTTTATGGCGATGACGAGGGTCCACTAAACGCAATTAAGTCCTTTGTTAATAGTAATTGTGGGGTCATTAGAAGGGTGGGTCTCGAGGGTAGGGCCACACTTAATTACCTGTGGGTCCTACGTAAGGCGATTGGCGAATTTAGTGATTATTCAATTGATGACTTATTGGCATCAATGAGGATTAGTAAAGATGAAGATGAGTTGGCAAGCATTGAACGTGCAGTCAAGGCTATTGAGGAGGGCATAAGGTTTGCTCATGAATCAATTAGGCCTGGAATGACTGAGGCTAATGTGGTTAGGATGATTAGCGATACCATTAGTAATGCTGGCGCCGAGCCTAGGGATGTGCTTGTTCAATCGGGGCCTAACTCAGCGATACCTCACTGGACACCCTCCAGGAGAAGGATTGAGGTTGGGGACGTAGTGGTCATTGATGTTACTGCGACGTACAATGATTACTATGGTGATTTAACGAGGACTCTCGTGATTGGTGATCCGCCCAGTTACTTTTGGCATGTTTATGAATTGGTAAAAAGGGCTCACGATGAGGCAATAGCCAGTATTAGGGAGGGTGTCACTGGCGCGTACATCGATTCAATTGCCAGGAGGGTCATTACAGAGGGTGGTTATGGTCAGTACTTCATACATAGGACTGGGCATGGGATTGGCCTTGAGGTTCATGAGGAGCCATTTATAAGTCAGTCCTATGATAAGGCCCTGCCAAGGGGCAGCGCATTCACCATCGAGCCCGGCATATACCTGCCCGGTAGGTTTGGTGTTAGGCTTGAGAGCAATATTGCAATTAAGCCGGACGGTAGGGTCGAGATCCTTGATAATTACTGGCCAGACCCAGTGATTGTGATTTAA
- a CDS encoding histidine phosphatase family protein, whose product MILYLVRHGEAQLNVLGMLHSRNYENNPLTDKGRLEVAAAALLLRRMGVHGPVFASPLLRARQTADCIDRNYKVDERLREIDMGEWELKKISEVPFDNYRKDPVRYHPPGGESMESVVNRAVDFLNFVKGVNEKSVIAVSHWHPIATIVALVTGLPLSNIYKLRISTGSITAIDLDNDDVVFLNLSPLRVLRSLGIGDSEIMRECGG is encoded by the coding sequence ATGATACTATACCTTGTTAGGCATGGGGAGGCACAGTTAAATGTACTTGGAATGCTTCATTCTAGGAATTATGAAAATAATCCATTGACGGATAAGGGAAGGCTAGAGGTTGCCGCGGCTGCGCTGCTTTTACGTAGGATGGGTGTTCACGGGCCTGTGTTTGCCTCGCCATTACTGCGTGCACGCCAGACCGCCGATTGCATTGACCGTAATTACAAGGTTGATGAGAGGTTGAGGGAGATAGACATGGGTGAGTGGGAGCTTAAGAAAATAAGTGAGGTTCCCTTTGATAATTACAGGAAGGATCCAGTTAGGTATCACCCACCTGGTGGTGAGTCAATGGAGTCTGTGGTTAATAGGGCCGTGGATTTCCTAAACTTCGTTAAGGGTGTTAATGAGAAATCCGTGATTGCAGTGAGTCATTGGCACCCTATTGCAACAATCGTGGCCCTGGTTACGGGGTTACCACTGAGTAATATCTATAAGTTACGTATTAGCACAGGGTCTATAACGGCCATTGATCTGGATAATGATGACGTAGTATTCCTTAATCTAAGCCCACTAAGGGTATTGAGGAGCCTTGGCATTGGTGATAGCGAGATAATGAGGGAGTGCGGTGGGTAG
- a CDS encoding MBL fold metallo-hydrolase has product MVDLLVKILGGGGEVGRMAIFTKDVNSDRGFLFDYGVNFDENDRPVMPSHVRPRDITAVFLSHSHLDHCGALPSLYVSSPPPIYATPLTLELADVMFKDAMKLSGYYLPYEDEEIKAVLDHAIPVTYGEDVDVSKDTKATIINAGHVPGSMLTLLEVNGTRILFTGDFNLSPSNLLRGADINNVPRDVDVVVMEGTYVANTHPPREEVEREFIRVIKETIEGGGSVLIPVLTIGRAQEILITLYKNGIDYPVIIDGLARVVNQIVAKYPHYLANPELYIKAVENSLEVTTDYQRRSLTKEPVIIVSPAGMLKGGAAVYYLKKLGRDRRNAVILPSYQAPDTPGFELLTRGRAFIDKAEIVLEAKLYWFDFSSHSGRAELEAFINHFNPDTQVLLVHTDAIKALQFLERLKVKYGIDNVHVPTNEESILFSIK; this is encoded by the coding sequence ATGGTTGATTTATTAGTCAAGATATTAGGTGGTGGAGGAGAAGTTGGCAGAATGGCTATTTTCACTAAGGATGTTAATTCCGACAGGGGTTTCCTCTTTGATTATGGCGTTAACTTCGACGAGAATGATAGGCCTGTAATGCCGAGCCACGTCAGGCCTAGGGACATAACCGCAGTCTTCCTAAGTCACTCCCACCTTGATCACTGCGGTGCACTGCCTAGCCTATACGTAAGTTCGCCACCGCCTATCTACGCTACGCCGTTAACCCTTGAATTGGCTGACGTGATGTTTAAGGACGCAATGAAATTAAGTGGGTATTACCTACCCTATGAGGATGAGGAGATTAAAGCTGTGCTTGATCATGCGATTCCCGTAACCTACGGTGAGGATGTCGATGTGTCGAAGGATACTAAGGCAACCATAATAAACGCTGGCCATGTTCCAGGTAGTATGTTAACGCTGCTCGAGGTTAATGGCACAAGGATACTGTTTACGGGTGACTTCAACCTATCGCCATCAAACCTACTTCGTGGGGCCGATATAAATAATGTGCCTAGGGATGTTGATGTCGTTGTAATGGAGGGTACGTACGTGGCCAACACGCATCCACCCAGGGAAGAGGTTGAGAGGGAGTTCATTAGGGTCATTAAGGAAACAATTGAAGGCGGAGGTTCCGTACTAATACCAGTACTAACCATAGGTAGAGCTCAGGAGATCCTAATAACGCTCTATAAGAATGGTATTGATTACCCTGTGATAATTGATGGATTGGCCAGGGTTGTTAATCAAATAGTGGCTAAGTACCCGCATTACCTGGCGAACCCTGAGCTTTACATTAAGGCCGTGGAGAACAGCCTCGAGGTTACCACGGACTATCAAAGGAGGTCATTAACCAAGGAGCCCGTGATAATAGTCTCACCGGCAGGAATGCTGAAGGGTGGCGCCGCAGTTTACTACCTAAAGAAATTAGGTAGGGACAGAAGGAACGCCGTGATACTACCGAGTTATCAAGCACCTGATACGCCTGGCTTTGAATTGTTAACTAGGGGTAGAGCATTCATTGATAAGGCCGAGATTGTGCTTGAGGCGAAGCTGTACTGGTTCGACTTTAGTTCCCACAGTGGTAGGGCGGAGCTTGAGGCATTTATTAACCACTTTAATCCAGATACCCAGGTGCTTCTCGTGCATACGGATGCAATAAAGGCTCTGCAGTTCCTTGAGAGGTTGAAGGTTAAGTACGGGATTGATAATGTCCATGTGCCAACCAACGAGGAGTCCATACTATTCAGCATTAAATAA
- a CDS encoding roadblock/LC7 domain-containing protein, which translates to MSSSVGKEVVDALEEFMGRVFPDIVGALVVRRDGLPVAFKVGGEFNAKVVSAMVAIARSTIDRLGAELGLGESVISVSQYTRNTLLVAPLSKDLILTAIAKPDPNLGLVLLEIDKLKDKLTKILIE; encoded by the coding sequence ATGAGCTCCAGTGTAGGCAAGGAGGTTGTGGATGCATTGGAGGAATTCATGGGTAGAGTATTTCCGGATATTGTAGGCGCATTGGTTGTTAGGCGCGATGGCTTGCCAGTGGCCTTTAAAGTTGGTGGTGAGTTCAATGCAAAGGTGGTTAGTGCGATGGTGGCAATAGCAAGAAGTACAATAGATAGGCTCGGTGCGGAACTAGGACTTGGGGAATCAGTAATAAGTGTATCGCAATACACCAGGAACACGTTATTGGTGGCGCCGTTGAGCAAGGACTTAATATTAACGGCAATAGCAAAGCCTGATCCAAACCTAGGTCTGGTGCTTCTGGAGATAGATAAATTAAAGGATAAGCTAACAAAGATACTTATTGAATAA